Proteins encoded together in one Bombus pascuorum chromosome 16, iyBomPasc1.1, whole genome shotgun sequence window:
- the LOC132915323 gene encoding uncharacterized protein LOC132915323, whose translation MFAWRAGLDTRTGAPGLRALGVVLPNWDVWLDGGAPPLTYRVTQVLTANGCFGEYLRRIGKEATARCHHCDARVDSAQHTLEHCPAWAALQHSLIGEIGLDLSPPAIFKALLTSERGRKAVTSFCEQVMLWKEASERERERASHPERIGRRGLGGARGRAYMAHGRAAATSEGE comes from the coding sequence ATGTTTGCCTGGCGCGCCGGCCTCGACACAAGAACTGGTGCGCCGGGGTTGAGGGCTCTCGGGGTCGTCCTCCCAAACTGGGACGTTTGGCTGGACGGCGGCGCGCCTCCCTTGACCTATAGAGTGACGCAGGTGCTCACGGCCAACGGATGCTTCGGCGAGTATCTGCGCCGAATCGGAAAGGAGGCGACCGCGCGTTGCCATCACTGTGACGCAAGAGTGGACTCGGCGCAGCACACCCTGGAACATTGCCCGGCGTGGGCAGCGCTGCAACACTCTCTCATCGGGGAAATAGGGCTCGACCTCTCGCCACCGGCGATCTTTAAGGCGCTGTTGACGAGCGAGAGAGGCAGGAAGGCCGTAACCTCCTTCTGCGAGCAAGTGATGCTGTGGAAAGAGGCGTCGGAGCGGGAGAGGGAGCGGGCCTCCCATCCCGAGAGGATTGGCCGAAGAGGACTTGGCGGTGCCCGTGGACGCGCCTATATGGCGCACGGGAGAGCCGCAGCGACCTCCGAAGGGGAATGA
- the LOC132915378 gene encoding PHD finger-like domain-containing protein 5A isoform X2 — MIIITSSIGRLCEKCDGKCVICDSYVRPCTLVRICDECNYGSYQGRCVICGGPGVSDAYYCKECTIQEKDRDGCPKIVNLGSSKTDLFYERKKYGFKRR, encoded by the exons atgataataataacatcat caaTAGGAAGGTTATGCGAGAAATGTGACGGTAAATGTGTAATTTGTGATTCTTATGTAAGACCTTGTACTCTGGTTCGAATTTGTGATGAATGCAATTATGGATCTTATCAAGGGAGATGTGTTATCTGTGGTGGACCTGGTGTGTCTGATGCCTATTATTGTAAAGAATGTACAATCCAAGAGAAAGAC CGTGATGGTTGTCCAAAGATTGTAAATCTTGGGAGTTCAAAGACTGATCTATTTtatgaaaggaaaaaatatggGTTCAAAAGAAGATAA
- the LOC132915378 gene encoding PHD finger-like domain-containing protein 5A isoform X1: MAKHHPDLIFCRKQPGVAIGRLCEKCDGKCVICDSYVRPCTLVRICDECNYGSYQGRCVICGGPGVSDAYYCKECTIQEKDRDGCPKIVNLGSSKTDLFYERKKYGFKRR, from the exons ATGGCAAAACATCATccagatttaattttttgtagaaAACAACCGGGAGTTG caaTAGGAAGGTTATGCGAGAAATGTGACGGTAAATGTGTAATTTGTGATTCTTATGTAAGACCTTGTACTCTGGTTCGAATTTGTGATGAATGCAATTATGGATCTTATCAAGGGAGATGTGTTATCTGTGGTGGACCTGGTGTGTCTGATGCCTATTATTGTAAAGAATGTACAATCCAAGAGAAAGAC CGTGATGGTTGTCCAAAGATTGTAAATCTTGGGAGTTCAAAGACTGATCTATTTtatgaaaggaaaaaatatggGTTCAAAAGAAGATAA
- the LOC132915373 gene encoding protein claret segregational-like, protein MESRLPKPKVNLSKVINSTVNIATETDKQKMVKSQNDLSHASSSAVPERLTKAKSTVNIAKCSNENKPPIKQTFTRSKTMSSITTRAVKRPAVAAIAHSETKRQFAKPPTKISTQQVSSTLRNNTTNKSSQNIIAQKVQCNSNAAKPSKWDLKGRLAHTSNELSNIRQKYTETSAKYNELQEQMNTLKANENVHKLKAEEYENLNKTLVNECKELKAEMNKLQEEKENLTKCLKESEESCKSISNILVEFKEKCSSQESLLSHHEFIIKDLKASLEVEREMNKELNATKNELQTLVHTMDKDRRVLHNAIQEMKGNIRVFCRVRPRTPSELGKAMCNINFVDECTIEVGKFDGSDSVSCSGRPRGTRQEFSFDKVFPPTASQENIFEELALLVESALEGYNVCVFAYGQTGSGKTYTMEGLPGIEMEGMIPRTVRHIFQKMKEFQLLGWEYRIEASFLEIYNEHIVDLLDSQAKTHEIKMADSKGHNLYVSNLKIQEINSPEELHECLLTAQCNRAVAATQSNERSSRSHSVTRIRLVGTHQLKEEISVGNLNLVDLAGSERLKGEESVRLAETKNINKSLANLGNVILALLKKQEHIPYRNSKLTHLLMPSLGGNSKTLMLLNVSPLDECYNETLNSLRFASSVNSCKPGNAKRTRLVLQNSA, encoded by the exons ATGGAATCACGCTTGCCAAAGCCAAAAgttaatttatcaaaagtaATTAACAGCACAGTAAACATTGCTACAGAAACAGACAAacaaaaaatggtaaaaagcCAAAATGATCTGTCCCATGCAAGTTCTAGTGCTGTTCCTGAAAGACTGACAAAAGCCAAAAGTACAGTAAATATAGCAAAATgttcaaatgaaaataaaccTCCTATTAAACAAACTTTTACTAGATCGAAGACTATGTCTTCCATTACTACCAGAGCTGTGAAAAGACCAGCTGTTGCAGCCATTGCACATAGTGAGACCAAGAGACAATTTGCTAAGCCTCCTACTAAAATAAGCACACAGCAAGTTAGTAGtacattaagaaataatactaCCAATAAGTCTAGTCAGAATATCATAGCCCAGAAGGTACAATGCAACAGTAATGCAGCTAAACCTTCCAAATGGGACTTAAAGGGTCGATTAGCTCACACAAGTAATGAGTTATCTAATATACGACAGAAATATACAGAAACTTCAGCAAAATATAATGAACTTCAAGAACAAATGAACACATTAAAGGcaaatgaaaatgtacataaactAAAAGCagaagaatatgaaaatttgaataagaCATTAGTAAATGAATGCAAGGAATTAAAAGcagaaatgaataaattgcaagaagaaaaagagaatttgACAAAATGTTTGAAAGAATCAGAGGAGTCATGTAAAagcatttcaaatattttagtagAATTTAAGGAAAAATGCTCGTCTCAAGAGTCATTACTGTCACACcatgaatttataataaaggATCTAAAAGCTAGTTTAGAAGTTGAAAGAGAGatgaataaagaattaaatgcAACTAAAAATGAGTTACAAACATTGGTTCATACCATGGACAAAGATCGTAGAGTCCTCCATAATGCAATACaagaaatgaaaggaaatatCAGGGTATTTTGCAGAGTCCGACCTAGAACTCCAAGTGAACTTGGAAAAgc gATGTGTAATATCAACTTTGTAGATGAATGCACTATCGAAGTAGGAAAATTTGATGGGTCTGATTCAGTTAGTTGTAGCGGAAGACCGAGAGGAACCAGGCAAGAGTTCTCTTTCGATAAAGTCTTCCCACCAACTGCTAGccaggaaaatatttttgaagaattaGCCCTGTTAGTTGAGTCTGCTTTAGAGGGATATAATGTTTGTGTATTTGCATATGGCCAGACTGGTTCTGGTAAAACATATACTATGGAAGGTTTACCGGGTATTGAAATGGAAGGCATGATACCTAGAACG GTACgacatatatttcaaaaaatgaaagaatttcaattactTGGTTGGGAATATCGGATAGAAGCTAGTTTCCTTGAGATTTACAATGAGCATATTGTTGACTTGCTTGATTCTCAAGCTAAGACACATGAAATCAAAATGGCTGATAGTAAGGGACACAATTTGTATGTcagtaatttgaaaatacaggAAATTAATAGCCCTGAAGAATTGCACGAGTGCCTTTTGACAGCGCAATGTAATAGAGCAGTTGCGGCTACTCAATCGAATGAACG gTCGTCTAGGTCACATTCAGTAACAAGAATAAGGCTTGTAGGAACACATCAGTTAAAAGAGGAGATTTCAGTAGGAAACTTAAATTTAGTTGACTTAGCGGGATCTGAAAGATTGAAAGGAGAAGAATCTGTACGACTGGCAGAAacgaaaaacattaataaatcgTTAGCAAACTTGGGCAACGTTATCTTGGCCCTTTTGAAAAAACAAGAACATATTCCATACAGAAACTCAAAGCTCACTCATTTATTAATGCCGTCTTTAGGTGGCAATTCAAAGACTTTGATGTTACTGAACGTATCTCCTTTAGACGAATGTTATAACGAAACATTGAATTCATTGAGATTTGCTAGCAGTGTAAACAGTTGCAAACCCGGTAATGCAAAAAGAACACGACTAGTGCTACAAAACTCCGCATGA
- the LOC132915324 gene encoding carboxy-terminal kinesin 2-like has product MAKINQLDQMKNSELSDCLNANKNIHKLKAEGYENLNKTLVNQCGELKAEMNKLQEEKENLTKCLKESEESCKSISNILVEFKEKCSSQESLLSHHEFIIKDLKASLEVEREMNKELNATKNELQTLVHTMDKDRRVLHNAIQEMKGNIRVFCRVRPRTPSELGKAMCNINFVDECTIEVGKFDGSDSLTHLLIVSLAGTSKTLMLLNVSPLDEYYKETLNLLRFASNVHNC; this is encoded by the exons ATGGCAAAAATAAATCAGTTAGATCAAATGAAGAATAGTGAATTGAGTGATTGTCTAAAT gcaaataaaaatatacataaactaAAAGCAGAAGGATATGAAAATCTGAATAAAACATTAGTAAATCAATGCGGAGAATTAAAAGcagaaatgaataaattgcaagaagaaaaagagaactTGACAAAATGTTTGAAAGAATCAGAGGAGTCATGTAAAagcatttcaaatattttagtagAATTTAAGGAAAAATGCTCGTCTCAAGAGTCATTACTGTCACACcatgaatttataataaaggATCTAAAAGCTAGTTTAGAAGTTGAAAGAGAGatgaataaagaattaaatgcAACTAAAAATGAGTTACAAACATTGGTTCATACCATGGACAAAGATCGTAGAGTCCTCCATAATGCAATACaagaaatgaaaggaaatatCAGGGTATTTTGCAGAGTCCGACCTAGAACTCCAAGTGAACTTGGAAAAgc gATGTGTAATATCAACTTTGTAGATGAATGCACTATCGAAGTAGGAAAATTTGATGGGTCTGATTCA CTGACTCATTTATTAATAGTGTCTTTAGCTGGCACTTCAAAGACATTGATGTTACTGAATGTATCTCCTTTAGATGAATATTATAAGGAAACATTGAATTTATTGAGATTTGCTAGCAATGTACACAATTGCTAA
- the LOC132915325 gene encoding E3 ubiquitin-protein ligase XIAP-like: protein MLPMQTIDPMSSVPSSLRGIQEQDDLRFERVRLSTFRNWPIYLAIPPTILAAAGFFYTGISNKVKCFVCQVEINYSSQHLIPMRVHKAYSPECRFVRKEDCGNVSIKESNLLRPRSVSKEANLEYLSYESRLDTFATWPNTCIKSEELADAGFYSNGKNDTAVCHHCGIAIDNWSPGEDPWKRHAISSPGCCYIIKARGLEYIKNATGQDFYETPTEAQIETTVGNHERSHDENETDDNTRIINLCYILYLNMLFTILAALEQENQELEDARSCKVCTVREATVVFLPCGHLATCQYCSPTFTKCIICREELKAAVRIVFS from the exons ATGTTGCCGATGCAAACGATTGATCCAATGTCGTCGGTTCCATCGTCGTTGCGTGGCATTCAAGAACAAGATGATCTTCGTTTTGAAAGAGTAAGACTCTCGACTTTTCGAAACTGGCCTATATATCTTGCCATTCCCCCTACAATACTTGCAGCAGCAGGATTCTTTTATACGGGCATATCGAATAAAGTCAAATGTTTTGTGTGTCAAGTGGAGATAAATTACTCTTCGCAGCATCTTATTCCCATGCGAGTTCACAAGGCATATTCTCCGGAGTGCAGATTCGTCCGCAAGGAAGATTGTGGTAATGTGTCAATTAAAGAAAGTAACCTTTTAAGACCAAGAAGCGTTAGCAAAGAAGCAAATTTGGAATATCTTTCTTACGAATCCAGATTAGACACATTCGCAACATGGCCTAATACATGTATAAAAAGTGAAGAATTAGCCGATGCAGGATTCTACTCCAACGGAAAAAATGATACGGCGGTCTGTCACCATTGTGGAATTGCTATAGACAATTGGAGTCCTGGAGAAGATCCGTGGAAGCGACATGCAATTTCGTCTCCTGGATGTTGTTATATAATCAAAGCACGAGGTttggaatatattaagaatgCAACAGGCCAAGACTTCTACGAAACTCCTACAGAA gcaCAAATAGAAACTACAGTTGGCAATCATGAGAGATCccatgatgaaaatgaaactgacGATAATACT cgtataataaatttgtgttatatattatatttaaatatgctGTTTACTATTTTAGCTGCTCTAGAGCAAGAAAATCAGGAATTGGAGGATGCTCGATCGTGTAAAGTTTGCACGGTTCGGGAAGCAACAGTTGTATTCCTACCTTGTGGACATCTGGCAACTTGCCAGTATTGCTCCCCTACATTTACGAAATGCATAATTTGCCGAGAAGAACTTAAAGCTGCAGTTCGTATAGTTTTTTCTTAA
- the LOC132915255 gene encoding uncharacterized protein C18orf63-like, whose amino-acid sequence MDACNLMNKKKELSVLYALFPEMSNLCCAICEIDIVEVHDPSAKSHFYWQTMKCRLLIHLISDVIASPVMGTERYIFVITHKQFTETGRLDKILRNFKLVYQGLRSVTTEVYKSCLRYTIQTKIAPLWNKVDDYFVQGKHFYNFIEGTRALKLDILIGERKMYFQFHAEILKIPYIRLEDYLPPSIISHFLADPKGYVDLSHYNLPFVHVLPSTKKGKLLSVSKELPAKCAFKDYDQLRRHWKNMV is encoded by the exons atggaTGCTTGTAATCttatgaataaaaagaaagaactaTCGGTTCTGTACGCTTTATTTCCGGAAATGAGTAACCTATGTTGTGCAATTTGCGAAATTGATATTGTTGAAGTTCATGATCCATCGGCaaaatcacatttttattGGCAAACAATGAAATGCCG attacTTATTCATTTAATATCTGACGTTATTGCTTCACCAGTAATGGGTAcagaaagatatatatttgttataacgcATAAACAATTTACTGAAACTGGTAGATTGGAcaaaattttgagaaattttaaacTAGTG TATCAAGGATTAAGATCAGTTACTACAGAAGTTTATAAAAGTTGCCTTAGGTATACGATACAAACTAAGATAGCTCCTTTGTGGAATAAAGTTGATGATTATTTTGTTCAaggaaaacatttttataactttatagaaGGAACTAGAGCATTAAAATTAGATATACTTATAGGGG aAAGGAAAATGTATTTCCAATTTCATGCAGAAATACTTAAAATTCCATATATAAGACTTGAAGATTATCTTCCACCATCTATTATATCACATTTTTTAGCAGACCCTAAAGGATACGTTGATTTATCTCATTATAATCTTCCATTTGTACACGTGTTACCAAG tACAAAAAAAGGTAAACTATTATCTGTATCTAAAGAACTTCCAGCAAAATGTGCTTTCAAAGATTATGACCAATTACGTAGACACTGGAAAAATATGGTATAA